One window of the Eucalyptus grandis isolate ANBG69807.140 chromosome 8, ASM1654582v1, whole genome shotgun sequence genome contains the following:
- the LOC108956722 gene encoding short-chain dehydrogenase/reductase family 42E member 1-like → MLVRRCQERDACDSNGGSMVVAVAAQAHGSSLGGSSDKELAATSMASRVPVVVVVNDGSDSVRVNGGNQGGDVARKADIERSLRGADCVFHLASYGMSGKEMLQFGRVDEVNINGTCHVLEACVELGIRRLVYVSTYNVVYGGKEIVNGNESLPYFPLDEHVDHYSRSKSIAEQLVLKSNGRPLK, encoded by the exons ATGCTGGTGCGACGGTGTCAAGAACGTGATGCTTGCGACTCTAACGGAGGCTCAATGGTGGTGGCAGTGGCGGCTCAAGCTCACGGCTCAAGCTTGGGTGGCTCAAGCGACAAAGAACTTGCGGCTACATCGATGGCGTCAAGGGTGCCGGTGGTG GTGGTGGTGAACGATGGTAGTGATTCGGTGAGGGTGAACGGTGGCAATCAAGGTG GGGATGTTGCGCGCAAAGCTGACATCGAAAGATCTCTGCGCGGTGCTGACTGTGTTTTCCACCTTGCTTCGTATGGCATGTCTGGCAAAGAGATGTTGCAATTCGGTCGAGTCGATGAGGTGAACATAAACGGCACCTGCCATGTGCTGGAAGCTTGCGTTGAGTTGGGGATTCGAAGGCTCGTCTATGTTAGCACATATAATGTTGTGTATGGAGGGAAGGAGATCGTGAATGGCAATGAAAGCTTGCCTTATTTCCCTTTAGACGAGCATGTAGATCATTACAGTCGTAGTAAGTCAATTGCAGAACAATTGGTTTTGAAGAGCAACGGTCGTCCTCTGAAGTAA
- the LOC104429189 gene encoding TMV resistance protein N, translated as MESTPFVLALAFCFIAFTSRSPTQPVIFVATIALAVIVSASTRKRIKPGLVSSPPPSPPSPSPSPSSSSSPNSSSTSSRTDYDVFLSFRGPDTRKGFIDFLYHKLRDAGINVFRDDNDLRPGEKIDDALIESIKQSKMSIPIISEGYASSRSCLMELAQMLDCQKANNQWIMPIFYDIDLAELKHPRECVFRKHEKRGVNHNDIAKWRQALQDIAKTKGYDLRNTKNGHQAELIEKVVSDVLQVLKTNDLVVTDELVGIEFHAREVMRKLGIIYVNEQAMEICGKDVHVLGICGMPGVGKTTLANWFGPRSRIIMTVRRKDVLKNYPFKVADEYQVEPMEYPEALLLFQKRAFVEDPLEEQCEYGSLSRDIVHIIKGLPLAIEITASYLREKRGQIDIWVETLRKLESKPEDGVKIAFKYFPSTGVDRLCDLCLVKIGENHELRMHSQLREFGREIVMMEHKWPWKRSRIWNHTDALSALKRKESAENVEALALPFDEGQSECFRCEGFGHYWSLRFLRLEYATIGGSSQDALSNLRWLDWQACSKISELLILDLKNLAILDLSRSSVTENAQEWGQILEIHFRETASTKQLQILSARQCKSLAHISASIGQLESLTYLGLDGAAIDSLPDSIGSLKKLQSLLLGNCQKLPELPYSIGKLELLEVMDLSSTVIARLPRSVKNLKELKVLKMENTRLREFPRDIKDLEKLEEINLSRCKHLKGPIRCDIKGLSSLKVLRLSSTKTSGLPWSDGRFSDRQTLSLLSHLQRLDLSECDQIRVLPTLPSNLSSLRWGSKKMRTVPNLCYLKYLRELYLGDITDPRQKSSSKPPEIGWVTSLEYLEILELRLSKVTLPENFSALQLRKLVLHYADSLDLRGLPSSLSTLCLQHCKIQVPQFSETVPVAASSPPLFTAISPHLIRGRAFVFWVKGYSIVDGGHGVESRKQPLRETGGNTASSYPFPADADQLFLP; from the exons ATGGAGTCCACCCCGTTTGTGTTGGCTCTTGCGTTTTGCTTCATCGCATTCACTTCCAGGTCGCCTACACAGCCCGTAATTTTTGTTGCTACGATTGCTCTTGCAGTTATTGTTAGTGCCAGTACACGGAAGAGGATAAAGCCG GGGCTGGTCTCTTCACCACCACCGTCGCCACCATCACCGTCACCATCGCCGTCGTCATCATCGTCACCGAATTCATCATCTACCTCATCAAGAACCGATTATgacgtgttcttgagttttagaggtcCCGATACTCGCAAAGGATTTATAGATTTCCTCTACCACAAACTGAGGGATGCAGGGATCAATGTTTTCAGAGATGATAATGATCTTCGTCCTGGAGAAAAGATTGATGATGCATTAATTGAATCCATAAAGCAATCCAAGATGTCAATACCAATTATATCCGAGGGTTATGCATCCAGTCGGAGTTGTCTCATGGAATTGGCACAGATGTTGGATTGCcaaaaagcaaacaatcaaTGGATCATGCCCATTTTCTACGATATTGATCTCGCTGAGTTAAAACACCCACGTGAGTGTGTTTTCCGTAAGCACGAGAAGCGTGGAGTTAACCACAACGACATTGCTAAGTGGAGGCAGGCTCTCCAAGACATTGCTAAGACGAAGGGGTATGATCTGCGGAATACAAAGAATGG GCATCAAGCTGAACTCATAGAGAAAGTTGTTTCGGATGTTCTGCAAGTCCTTAAGACGAATGATTTAGTTGTGACTGACGAATTAGTGGGCATTGAATTCCATGCACGAGAGGTTATGAGAAAGCTTGGCATCATCTATGTCAATGAGCAAGCAATGGAAATATGTGGCAAAGATGTACATGTACTTGGAATATGTGGCATGCCGGGGGTTGGCAAGACTACTCTTGCAAA CTGGTTTGGCCCACGAAGCAGGATTATCATGACGGTCAGAAGAAAAGATGTTCTTAAGAATTACCCGTTTAAAGTGGCTGATGAATATCAGGTTGAACCAATGGAGTATCCTGAAGCTCTTCTACTATTCCAAAAGCGTGCTTTTGTTGAGGATCCTCTCGAGGAGCAGTGTGAGTATGGTTCTCTGTCCAGAGACATTGTTCACATTATTAAAGGGCTACCATTAGCTATTGAGATAACAGCTTCCTACTTAAGGGAAAAAAGGGGGCAAATAGATATATGGGTTGAAACATTGCGTAAATTAGAAAGCAAGCCAGAAGATGGAGTCAAAATAGCATTCAAA TATTTTCCTTCAACAGGAGTCGACCGTCTATGTGACCTGTGTTTGGTCAAAATAGGAGAGAACCATGAACTACGGATGCATAGTCAACTAAGAGAGTTTGGCAGAGAAATTGTAATGATGGAACATAAGTGGCCTTGGAAGCGCAGTAGGATATGGAATCACACTGATGCACTTTCTGCGCTTAAAAGAAAGGAG AGCGCAGAAAATGTGGAAGCCCTTGCTCTTCCGTTTGATGAGGGACAAAGCGAATGTTTTAGATGTGAAGGCTTTGGCCATTATTGGAGCTTGAGGTTCTTGAGATTGGAGTACGCTACTATTGGAGGGAGTTCCCAGGATGCTCTTTCAAATTTAAGGTGGCTTGATTGGCAAGCGTGCAGCAAGATCTCTGAACTACTTATTTTGGATTTAAAGAACTTGGCCATTCTTGATCTATCTCGCAGTTCGGTCACTGAAAATGCCCAAGAATGGGGACAAATTCTGGAG ATTCATTTCAGAGAAACAGCCTCTACGAAGCAACTTCAGATTTTGAGCGCTCGCCAGTGTAAAAGTTTGGCTCATATATCAGCCTCCATTGGTCAATTGGAATCTCTAACGTATCTTGGACTAGATGGTGCCGCTATTGATAGCCTCCCAGATTCTATTGGATCCTTGAAGAAACTTCAGAGCCTCCTTTTAGGAAATTGTCAGAAGTTACCCGAACTTCCTTATTCAATTGGGAAGCTTGAGTTGTTGGAAGTCATGGATCTATCAAGCACTGTGATCGCTAGATTACCTAGGTCCGTTAAGAATCTGAAAGAGTTGAAAGTGCTGAAGATGGAGAATACCCGCTTAAGAGAGTTCCCCAGAGATATAAAAGATCTAGAAAAGCTGGAAGAGATAAATCTTTCGCGATGCAAGCATCTGAAGGGGCCAATTCGCTGTGATATCAAAGGACTTTCCTCTCtgaaagtcttgagactatcaTCTACCAAGACATCTGGCCTGCCCTGGAGCGATGGCAGGTTTTCTGACCGCCAAACACTTTCCTTACTTTCTCATCTCCAACGACTAGACCTAAGTGAATGTGACCAAATTCGGGTTCTGCCAACACTTCCATCTAATTTAAGCAGTCTTCGCTGGGGATCCAAAAAAATGAGGACTGTGCCAAACCTTTGTTACCTGAAATATTTGAGAGAGCTGTACTTGGGTGATATCACTGATCCAAGGCAGAAATCTTCCTCCAAGCCACCGGAAATTGGATGGGTAACAAGTCTAGAGTATCTAGAAATCTTAGAATTGCGCCTCTCAAAGGTAACGCTACCCGAAAATTTCAGTGCACTTCAACTTAGAAAACTTGTTTTGCACTACGCAGACTCACTTGACCTCCGAGGGCTACCTTCTAGCTTATCAACATTGTGTCTTCAGCACTGCAAGATTCAAGTTCCACAATTTTCTGAG ACAGTGCCTGTTGCAGCGTCCTCTCCACCTCTTTTTACTGCCATATCGCCTCATTTAATTAGAGGGCGAGCCTTCGTGTTCTGGGTAAAAGGTTACTCCATCGTGGATGGAGGTCATGGGGTCGAGTCGCGGAAACAGCCTCTTCGGGAAACCGGGGGTAATACTGCATCCAGCTACCCCTTCCCAGCGGATGCGGACCAGCTATTCCTCCCATGA